A segment of the Echinicola strongylocentroti genome:
CGCTGGCCAGGTAACCAAGCAGCCCAGTTTAACTGGGCGCTTGAGCATTTGCCGATAACGACCGAATGGATTTTGAGATTGGATGCAGATGAATACCTGACCGACGAGCTGCAAGATGAAATCAATGCCAAACTTCCACTTCAACCCGATGAAATCACGGGTGTTTCCTTCAAAAGAAGGCATATTTTTATGGACAAATGGGTCAAGAGAGGAACTTATCCTGTCACCTTATTGCGGTTGTTCAGGAGGGGAAAGGCTGTCTGCGAGCAGCGATGGATGGATGAGCATATCCATTTATTAGAAGGGAAGTCCGTGACATTTGAACACGATTTTGTGGACCATAACCTCCATAATCTAGCTTGGTGGACCACAAAACACAATGGTTATGCGACCCGAGAAGCGATTGAATTGTTGGATTTGGAATATCAATTGATAGGCCGGGAGAGAGATAATGGGGGATTGAACGAACAGGCCAGCATTAAACGAAGTAGGAAGAAGCAATACTCCAAGCAACCTTTATTTTGGCGGTCATTTGCCTATTTCCTATATCGCTATATTCTAAAAGGCGGTTTTTTAGAGGGCAAAGAAGGCTTCATGTGGCACTTTTTTCAAGGCTGGTGGTACCGGACTCTTGTAGATTCAAGGGTTTATGAGGTAAAAAAGGCCTGTGGCAATGACCCTGCCTTGATAAGGGATTATATACAACGTAATTATCAAATTGAACTGTCTCCCAAAAAGAGCCTAGTTGAAGTTTAACCAACGCATAAGTATTGCTTCTCTTGGCCTTTTGGTTTGATAAATTTATTATTGCCTTGTTAAATCCACTTTTATGGGCAATGGTGTTGTTATTGGCGGGCTTGGCCTTCCGTAACCGTCAAATAAAAAATAGATTTTGCTGGGCTGCATTGGCGGTATTGGTGTTTTTCTCGAACCCATTTATGTCCATGCATGTGGCAAAAATCTGGGAGCCGGAGCTCCGTTCAGCCAAGGATGTGAAACTGGGCCAGAGACCCGTGGTCGTACTAGGGGGATGGCAGAGTCGCTACCTGGTATGGAGAGGCCGATTTTTCATAAAGGAGGTGATCGGTTGTTCGGAGCATTGGAATTGCTACAAAAATCGAATCAAAATATGCTTTTGATCAGTGGAGGGGCTTTTTATAAGCGAGACGTGTTGGCAGAAGCGAGTTTTATTAAATCATTTTTGACGAATACAGACTTGATTCCAAACCCCATTGTGGCCGAATCAACATCAACGAATACAGCACAAAATGCCCGTTATTGCCGAGATATTTTTATTCGGCATGACTGGCCGATGGACATTGTTCTGGTGAGTTCGGCTTTTCATCTTTACCGAGCCAGAAAATGTTTTGAAAAGCAAGGTTTCCAAGTGGAAACTTTTGCTACGGATCCACTTGAAAGTAGGACTCCTAAGCCCATGATCCATGCTTTTATTCCCAGCTTTCATAGCCTACAGACTTGGGAATACTTGCTAAAAGAATGGCTTGGAACGCTGTACTATCACTTAAAAGGGGAAATATAGGCTGGGATTATTTATTGAATGACCACTAAGCCGGAATATGCATTAGATGGTTATAATGGCGATCTCCAGACATTTTCACATCCTATTTTCATCTTAACATATCAACCCAAAATGCACTAGTCTATCTATGACGACCTGAATTCCCTTCAAAATCATTCCGTAAACTGACTGGTTTTTTAGCACTTTCAGCACTCACAGCGATTCCTAAGATTTCATTCGGGTTTACATGTCATGATGTATTGAGGACTACTATTTCATCTTACAATTTTTACCACACATCACCATGAAAGTTTCTTTAATTACAGCTTGCTATAATTCTGCAGCTACCTTACAAGATACCATCGATAGTGTCTGCCGTCAGCTATACGATGATATTGAATATATTATTATTGATGGAGGCTCCACAGATGGTACCGTGGATATTATCAAAGAAAATGAAAAGTGCATCACCTATTGGATTTCTGAGCCTGATAATGGACTGTATGATGCCATGAACAAGGGGATTCGAGCTGCTACAGGTGACGTAGTCGGGATTATTAATTCGGATGATTTTTATCACCGTGATGATGCGATTTCCTTGGTGGTAGATTGTTTTGAGCGTACCGGGAAGGACTGTGTTTATGCGGATGTCCGTTTTGTTTCTCCCGAAAACTTGGAGAAAACCGTACGATATTACTCCTCAAAACGATTTCACCATAATTTATTTAAAAAGGGCCTTATGCCGGCCCATCCCACTTTCTTTACTTATAAAAAGAACTTTGAGGAGTTAGGCTACTACAGGACTGATTATAGGATAGCCGCAGATTTTGAGCTATTGCTCCGGTATTTGTACAAACATGGGTTGACCTATGCGTATATGCCTGTTGATTTGATCAAGATGCGTACGGGAGGGGTCAGTACACAGTATTTTAAAAACAACTGGACCATCAATCGGGAAAATCTCAAAGCTTGCAGAGATCATGGATTGTATACCAATTATTTTCATTTGTATTCCAGGTATTTCAATAAAGTATTTGAGTTTGTTCCCGCTATGTGGTAATTGATTTTAGTGGGTATTATATATGAAATTTTCGTGAAGTTTATGGTCTTAAGTCCGTTTGTTTTCTAAAATATACCATTCGTACTTACTATACATGTATTTGTTTAAAGTATTATATAATATTGTTTAAATACTAAAATCAGGTTGGAAATACTTAATATGAATAGTATTTTTGAGTGTATTTAAAATTTGAGTAGTTTTTTCGCAAGATTTTATAGACGGTTTGTAAATAGAGCCGTGAAGTTTAAATAATAATATTTTATCATCAAATTTTGTCTTATGAGAGTAATTGTTTTCTCGCGGAGGAATTTATAATACTAAGTTGGATAGGTGGGATAGCCTAGATAACTCCAAGTTATTGACTAGTTGGGTTGAAATTTTTCAAGAGACTGCAAGGCTCGTATAGGACGATATAATATTCTACAGTAAAAATCCTTTTTCTAACATCTAAACCATTAATACAATGAAAATGAAACAAATGCAAAGACTTGGGCTGACGGGGCTTAGCTTCCTGTTGGTTCTTATGTTCATGACCAATTGTGGAACCAAAGAGATGGAGTCCACCGACCCTTATCAGTTTCAAGAGGAGGAATTTGAGGCAGTGCCTGATATTCCTGATGTCGCAGATCCAGAGCCAGAAGTGGTAGAACCTGAGATCGGTGATGTGGTGACCTCTCCGGGTACCTCTTCAGTAATCGACGATTTGGGAAATGTCAATGGTGAAAGTGAAATTGATCCAGCCACTCAAGGTAATCTAGATGATATCGCAGCGTTTTCAAATAACTTGTCTGCTGACTTCAAAGCCAAAGCAGAAAACCTAAGTGAAGAGGACATTAACGCTATTTTTGATTCCGGAAATGAACTTTCCAGTGAATATGGCGAGCTACTTAGTGCCTTGGAAAATATTTCTCCGGGTTTGTTGAGCTTATTGCCTAAGATCAATTATTCGGATGATTATGCTGCCATGAACACTGAAATCTCCTTTCCTGAGGAAGGTCAGCTAAGGGTGACCATGCCTGATGATGCCACCTTGAGAACTGAGAATGTGTATGGACCATGTACTGAAGCTGCACTAAAAGCCTATGATAAGAAGATAGATAAGCTAAAAAAGCAACGGGACAAGGCTATAGAGAAGGCGCAGAAGAATTATGAAAGAAGATTGGACGAAGCTGAGGATAGATACGATTCCCGGTCTGACATGCTTGACGAAAAGTATGAGGAAAAACTGGCTACCGTTAAACTCACTGTGCTTGCCCTTTATGGTGTGGCCGAGCAAGTGTCCAGTTTCAATCCCGAATTAGGTGCTGTGTTAAAATACTTCACCATTATCTATGGTGTATATGCCAGACAGCAAGTGGATACTTGGTACAGCGAAGGTAAATTATTACTTAAATATAAGTTTACCGAAGAAAAACTTGCAGCACTTGAAGCTCGCGATGAATGCATCCAAGAGATTTTGGAAGAATATGACAAGTGTGTGGATAAGGCAAATGAAGTACTGAAAGATGCTTTGGCCGCTTGTCATGATCAAGGTGCAGGCAACTAATCTCGCATCCAACTAGTGGATAAGATGTTTTGATATGGATAAAACTGTATTGCCGTAGGAGATAGGCGGAGAAGGGATGCCCTTCTCCGCTCTCTTGCGGTGATTACTTCCCATGAAGATACAGTCTATGTTCATATTTAGTTATTTTTTGAAAACCAAAATGGTACACATTTTCTCCTATTTGAAGTGAGATAATGATTAAGGCAGTTGAGTATCGGCAGTACATGGCTGATTTCTTTTTAAATGATAACACAAATCTTTACCGGAAATAGCATACGTCAAGGTTAGGCGCTCTATACGAGGGGGCAAATGTCGCTTGTCGTCGAAGTTTATTTAAATAATGAGAAGAATCCTGCTTTTATTTGCCTTTATTTTAGGCATTTCAAGCCCTTCATTTGCCCAAATTGAATTTAACAATTTAGGGATAGGGGTATCATATTGGCTCAGAAGTTATAGTGGAATGGACGAGAGAGGCTTTTTGCCCGATTACCCTGGTGAAGGCGGTTTTTCTAAAGGTGCTATCATGCCAAGCATAAGTGGTGAACTGACCCTTACTGAGAAGTTTGCTCTAGACGGTAGAGTAGGGTTTTGGAGAGGCCAATTTTCTGGAGAGACGCAGTTTTCCGATGGAAGGGTGCTCAGCGGAAAGAACAGACAGACTATAGTACCAGTTTCCTTAGGGCTGATGTATGTCAAGGATGATATTGATTATGGAAATGTCCGCATTTTTGGCGGAATTGGAGCCAATCAATACTTGATTCATAATGATGTAGAGATGTTTTATGGTGGTGGGGAAGGCGCTACTTATGGGCAGCCACAGACCGCAATAAGATATGGCTATTATGCTAAATTAGGAATGGAGTATTTTCTGACCTACTATATATCAGTAGGGTTTGATTTTCGGTACAATGGGGGCAAATATTACCAGCAGGGTGTCAATACTGAAGAAGTCTATCAAGTGGATATTAAGGGGCCTGAAGCGGGTTTTTCATTGCATATTCACTTTGATGATGAATTTTAATTGTACGACCGGGCATTTTTGATAAATAGGCTTACATATCAGTTCGGTTGGCTATTGCTATTGCTATTTGGCTATCAGCAGGCGGAAGCTCAAATCAACTTTATAGGCAAGCCAGGCTACATGACCACTCCTTCAGCGATGTGGTATGAGGAGAAGCGATTAGGGTTATCCTTCGGGTATGTACCCAGAAATTATTCCAAGGATATTCACCCAGGCGCCAATACACCAGTTGATTTAAATACGTTGAATTTTTATAATGTGCGTGCGGGGATTACCCGTTTCATGGAGATCAATTTTACGGTTACCTATAGGCCTTTACTCCCTGATCAGATTGGGATTGGAGATAGGCAAGTGGACTTTAGGTTCCATCTATTGCGAGAAAAAAAATACCGTCCTTCTTTGGTTCTGGGCATTACGCCCCCTGGATCTTCAGCACCATTCATGTCACAGGATTATTTGGTAGCTACCAAAAATATAGCAGCTGGAATCTGGGACTTCCAGTTTAGTCTAGGTTATGGGTCACCTTATGTCATTAAGAAAAATACGGGAGAGGATTCTTCTCCTATCGTGATTGCTTTAAAAGAGAAATTTTATAATTCACGATATCTTGTGGGGTTTTTTGGAGGGATGGAAGTAAAACCTGTGGAGTGGGGAGGCCTCATGGTAGAGTACAATACCAGCACCATTAATGCAGGAGCATTCGTAGATGTAAAAGATTGGTTGACATTCAGTGCCTATACTTTTGAGGGAAAGTCGTGGGCGTTTAATGTGGCATTACAGTTTGGGCTGGATTTCAAACCAAAAGAGCTCAGGGCTTATGAGAAGAACCACTGATTTTTTTATAATAGTCGTTCTGTTTTTTTGTGGAGTAGGTACCCTGTATGGCCAAAGTCTCTCTGATCCAGATATACTGGAGAAGGTCTTGTATTCGCATGGCTTTGAGCAAGTACATATAAGGGAAGTGGGAGATAGCTTGGAGGTTTTTTTTGAACATCGGAATTTCCGAAACCCCAAGCAGAGCATGGAGTTTGCCACGCGGATAATAAGTGATGCAGGAGTGGATAAATCCCTCGTTTTGATCCCGTCATACCATAACCAACCTATGGTAGCCTATAACGTGGGGCAAGGAACCTTCAGGCGACTAGCCCCGGAAGAGTGGAGGTACTATAAAGCTAATAATAATAAAATGGCGGGTTACCGTTTCCATTTTAGGATCATGCCAGAGGTGGCGGCCCGTTTCGGCTATTATGAACGGCCAATCCAAGCCAAGACCAATATTATCATTGACAGCAGGATTTATCTGTTGCCGGGCTTAAGTGTACAAACTGGTATCCTTATTCCCGTCCAAAATTCCTTGGACAATCAGGATATGTTGCCAAAACTGGCTCCAAGTCAGTTGACTTTTTTTAAACATTGGGAAAATGATCACTTTATGATGGCGAATATAGGTACTTTTTTTTCCAATCGTTACGGAGCAGATTTTCAGTATAGATACGCGCCGGTGGAGAGCCGGTGGAGTGTTGGGGCGGGAGTAGCGTATACAGGATTTTATTATTTGCAGTCGAGTCAGTTTTATATGGAAAATCCCGATGACTGGATGTTGATTGCGGACGTGGAGTACCGGACGCCTATAGAAGATGTAAGCCTAAAGCTCAGCGGTGGCCAATTTTTATATAAAGACAGGGGCGCTAGGCTTGATGTGATCAAGCAATTTGGAAATGTAGATATAGGGGTTTTTGGAGCCCTTTCAAAAGCCGGAAACACCATAGGTTTTCAGTTTGCCTTTCCTTTGTACCCTGGTAAAATATTACGCGGAAAGAAACTAGAGCTAAGAACCACAGAAGAATTCAGATGGGAGTACAATTACCATAATGAGAATTCCATAGTTCAAGGTTTTAGGACAGGTATACCCAAATTGACCGATATAACAAGGCAGTACAATGGCAGGTTTATCAGAGGATATTGATAGGTTGTTTTTTTATGTCTTGTCGGTTGTGAGTAGTATGTTTTTATAATTAATAAAGAAATAGTTTAACGGTAGTTTTTAAATGCTCTTCACATGCAAGTAGTTTTGACGCTGATTTTATCTTTTACAGTTGGATTGATGGTAATCCCGATGGTTATTTTATGGATCAAGAAAAAAAATATTCTCGACTTGCCCGGTGGGCGGAAGATCCACAAGCGATCGGTTCCCTCCATGGGAGGGATAGGTATTATGGTGGCTTTCTTTGCTGGGACACTCGGGAGTCTTCCTGTCAGTGATTACTCCAATTATATTTACTTTTTTTGTGCTGTCACGATACTGGCATTCATAGGTTTTTGGGATGACAGAAAAGACATGAGGGCCGGTCATAAGTTGATCGGTCAGTTGGTGGCCTTCTTTTTGGTGATCGTGTTGGGAGATATTAGAATCGAAAGTTTTTACGGTTTTTTGGGAATCCATGAACTTCCGATTTCTATCAGTTATGCATTGTCTTTTTTTATGCTCGTAGGACTTACCAATTCCTTTAACTTAATTGATGGTTTGGATGGTCTTGCAGGAACCTTGGGCGCGCTTAGCTGTGGTTTTTTGGGGGTGTGGTTTATGTCTACTGGGTTTACTGCCGAAGGGATTATCTGTTTGGGCATGCTGGGGAGCTTGATGGCCTTTTTGATTTATAATTGGCATCCGGCCAAGGTTTTTATGGGGGACACAGGATCCCTTCCGATAGGGTGTTTCATAGCGGTTTTTATCATGCTGTTTATT
Coding sequences within it:
- a CDS encoding glycosyltransferase family 2 protein; this encodes MNSEVSVVILTYNESKHIKRCLERAFTVASSVYVVDSFSTDDTVEIARAMGGEVYQHRWPGNQAAQFNWALEHLPITTEWILRLDADEYLTDELQDEINAKLPLQPDEITGVSFKRRHIFMDKWVKRGTYPVTLLRLFRRGKAVCEQRWMDEHIHLLEGKSVTFEHDFVDHNLHNLAWWTTKHNGYATREAIELLDLEYQLIGRERDNGGLNEQASIKRSRKKQYSKQPLFWRSFAYFLYRYILKGGFLEGKEGFMWHFFQGWWYRTLVDSRVYEVKKACGNDPALIRDYIQRNYQIELSPKKSLVEV
- a CDS encoding YdcF family protein, whose translation is MLGCIGGIGVFLEPIYVHACGKNLGAGAPFSQGCETGPETRGRTRGMAESLPGMERPIFHKGGDRLFGALELLQKSNQNMLLISGGAFYKRDVLAEASFIKSFLTNTDLIPNPIVAESTSTNTAQNARYCRDIFIRHDWPMDIVLVSSAFHLYRARKCFEKQGFQVETFATDPLESRTPKPMIHAFIPSFHSLQTWEYLLKEWLGTLYYHLKGEI
- a CDS encoding glycosyltransferase family 2 protein, with protein sequence MKVSLITACYNSAATLQDTIDSVCRQLYDDIEYIIIDGGSTDGTVDIIKENEKCITYWISEPDNGLYDAMNKGIRAATGDVVGIINSDDFYHRDDAISLVVDCFERTGKDCVYADVRFVSPENLEKTVRYYSSKRFHHNLFKKGLMPAHPTFFTYKKNFEELGYYRTDYRIAADFELLLRYLYKHGLTYAYMPVDLIKMRTGGVSTQYFKNNWTINRENLKACRDHGLYTNYFHLYSRYFNKVFEFVPAMW
- a CDS encoding outer membrane beta-barrel protein, with the protein product MRRILLLFAFILGISSPSFAQIEFNNLGIGVSYWLRSYSGMDERGFLPDYPGEGGFSKGAIMPSISGELTLTEKFALDGRVGFWRGQFSGETQFSDGRVLSGKNRQTIVPVSLGLMYVKDDIDYGNVRIFGGIGANQYLIHNDVEMFYGGGEGATYGQPQTAIRYGYYAKLGMEYFLTYYISVGFDFRYNGGKYYQQGVNTEEVYQVDIKGPEAGFSLHIHFDDEF
- a CDS encoding YjbH domain-containing protein, with amino-acid sequence MINRLTYQFGWLLLLLFGYQQAEAQINFIGKPGYMTTPSAMWYEEKRLGLSFGYVPRNYSKDIHPGANTPVDLNTLNFYNVRAGITRFMEINFTVTYRPLLPDQIGIGDRQVDFRFHLLREKKYRPSLVLGITPPGSSAPFMSQDYLVATKNIAAGIWDFQFSLGYGSPYVIKKNTGEDSSPIVIALKEKFYNSRYLVGFFGGMEVKPVEWGGLMVEYNTSTINAGAFVDVKDWLTFSAYTFEGKSWAFNVALQFGLDFKPKELRAYEKNH
- a CDS encoding YjbH domain-containing protein, yielding MRRTTDFFIIVVLFFCGVGTLYGQSLSDPDILEKVLYSHGFEQVHIREVGDSLEVFFEHRNFRNPKQSMEFATRIISDAGVDKSLVLIPSYHNQPMVAYNVGQGTFRRLAPEEWRYYKANNNKMAGYRFHFRIMPEVAARFGYYERPIQAKTNIIIDSRIYLLPGLSVQTGILIPVQNSLDNQDMLPKLAPSQLTFFKHWENDHFMMANIGTFFSNRYGADFQYRYAPVESRWSVGAGVAYTGFYYLQSSQFYMENPDDWMLIADVEYRTPIEDVSLKLSGGQFLYKDRGARLDVIKQFGNVDIGVFGALSKAGNTIGFQFAFPLYPGKILRGKKLELRTTEEFRWEYNYHNENSIVQGFRTGIPKLTDITRQYNGRFIRGY
- a CDS encoding glycosyltransferase family 4 protein, yielding MQVVLTLILSFTVGLMVIPMVILWIKKKNILDLPGGRKIHKRSVPSMGGIGIMVAFFAGTLGSLPVSDYSNYIYFFCAVTILAFIGFWDDRKDMRAGHKLIGQLVAFFLVIVLGDIRIESFYGFLGIHELPISISYALSFFMLVGLTNSFNLIDGLDGLAGTLGALSCGFLGVWFMSTGFTAEGIICLGMLGSLMAFLIYNWHPAKVFMGDTGSLPIGCFIAVFIMLFIRENGEMHPSAVYKFHAPITSGLTLMVICSYDTLRVFLRRIRRGKSPFSPDKSHVHHFLMRMGYGHDQVAMFLGAIKVLFLGMVIMCSGMNEHLMFPSVVGLTIAFGSLINVVTLRRVREKVRKSPPISQRYTLKSNGAIKPTKSTWEEEAVLES